In a genomic window of Leptospira hartskeerlii:
- the ppk1 gene encoding polyphosphate kinase 1: MKSPENQTLGSGGNGNKGPIHIGNSDIFFDRELSWVDFNKRVLEEANDPENPLLERLKFLCITESNLDEFYMVRVAGLRNLLAEGNDEKSLNGQRASEILTELSNKVRSFVNVQYEILTQTLEQMKENGIHLIFNPDELNKNEIEDIKHYYKEDVSPILTPLSIDPSHPFPHILNKSLNLAIVLATDDEKTGLKKDLFAVVQVPSVLPRFLQLKGEGKTRRFFPLEEIIKLHVDDLFYGMTVKEVYPFRILRDADISIDEEASVKDLLITMKKEIRNRIWGDAVRMDIYEGTSSFVRNTLKELMELQDHEIFDVSSILNISDTMYFYGLEHTSKFKYPFFQQKTTLKFESPEKIFDAIKKKDRLLHHPYQSFGAIEDLLRISSEDPKVLGIKMTLYRTSGDSPIIQYLGQAAENGKQVTVLVELKARFDEERNIKWAQKLEERGVHVVYGVVGLKIHSKMLLIVRREEEHLVRYVHLGTGNYNSTTSKYYTDLSFFTVNKDITEDVSTIFNTITSYAKMPFLNKLAASPHNLKTVFLALIEKETENAKAGKPARIIFKMNSLVDPHIILAMYNASRAGVIIELIIRGICCLKPGLPGISENITVISIVGRFLEHTRIYYFLSGGEESIFLASADCMPRNFERRIEVLFPILDAKNKDRIKKILDVQIRDNVKARLLSSDGIYRKRERVEGEKPVDSQIERMNFTE; the protein is encoded by the coding sequence ATAAAATCGCCCGAAAACCAAACCTTAGGAAGTGGGGGAAATGGAAACAAGGGACCGATCCATATCGGTAACTCCGATATCTTTTTTGATCGGGAACTTTCATGGGTGGATTTTAACAAACGGGTCCTAGAAGAAGCGAACGATCCCGAAAATCCTCTTCTGGAACGTCTGAAATTTTTATGTATCACTGAATCAAACTTGGACGAGTTCTATATGGTCCGAGTCGCAGGTTTAAGAAACCTATTGGCAGAAGGTAACGACGAAAAAAGTCTGAACGGCCAAAGGGCTTCCGAGATCTTAACTGAGTTATCCAATAAGGTAAGAAGTTTCGTAAATGTTCAATATGAAATTCTGACCCAAACTCTGGAACAAATGAAAGAGAATGGGATCCATCTTATTTTTAATCCAGATGAATTAAATAAAAATGAAATAGAAGACATTAAACATTATTATAAAGAAGATGTTTCTCCTATTTTAACTCCACTTTCCATAGATCCATCTCACCCATTCCCGCACATACTTAATAAATCCTTAAACTTAGCGATTGTTCTCGCCACAGACGACGAAAAAACAGGACTTAAAAAAGATCTGTTCGCCGTAGTTCAAGTACCTTCCGTATTGCCAAGGTTCTTACAACTGAAAGGAGAAGGTAAAACCAGAAGATTTTTCCCACTGGAAGAGATCATTAAACTACATGTGGATGACCTATTCTACGGAATGACAGTAAAAGAAGTATATCCTTTCCGGATCCTAAGGGATGCAGATATCTCGATCGACGAAGAAGCTTCCGTAAAAGATCTGCTCATCACTATGAAAAAAGAGATCCGGAACCGTATCTGGGGAGATGCGGTCAGGATGGACATTTACGAAGGAACTTCTTCTTTCGTACGAAATACTTTAAAAGAACTCATGGAACTACAAGACCATGAAATTTTCGATGTATCTTCTATATTAAATATTAGTGATACGATGTATTTTTACGGATTGGAACATACTTCCAAATTCAAGTATCCATTTTTCCAACAGAAGACCACTTTAAAGTTCGAATCTCCTGAAAAAATTTTCGACGCAATCAAGAAGAAAGACAGGCTGCTACATCACCCTTATCAATCTTTCGGTGCAATCGAGGATCTACTCAGGATTTCCAGCGAAGACCCGAAAGTTTTGGGGATCAAGATGACCCTATATCGCACAAGTGGAGATTCTCCTATCATCCAATACTTGGGGCAGGCCGCAGAAAATGGAAAACAGGTCACCGTACTTGTGGAGCTAAAGGCAAGATTCGACGAAGAACGAAATATCAAATGGGCACAAAAGCTGGAAGAAAGAGGAGTCCACGTAGTATATGGAGTTGTGGGACTTAAGATCCACAGTAAAATGCTTCTGATCGTAAGAAGAGAAGAAGAACATCTAGTACGTTATGTGCACCTTGGGACCGGAAATTACAACTCCACAACTAGCAAATATTATACGGATCTCAGCTTCTTTACCGTTAACAAAGATATTACAGAAGATGTTTCCACTATCTTTAATACGATCACCAGTTATGCAAAGATGCCTTTTTTGAACAAGTTGGCAGCTTCTCCTCATAACCTAAAAACCGTGTTTTTGGCTCTGATCGAAAAAGAGACTGAAAACGCAAAAGCGGGAAAACCTGCGCGTATTATTTTCAAAATGAACAGCCTAGTAGATCCTCATATTATATTAGCAATGTATAATGCTAGTCGAGCTGGAGTGATCATAGAACTGATCATCCGTGGAATATGCTGTTTAAAGCCCGGGCTTCCCGGAATTTCGGAAAATATCACTGTCATCTCCATAGTAGGCAGGTTTTTAGAACATACACGTATTTATTATTTCCTTTCAGGCGGAGAAGAGAGTATCTTCCTTGCTTCCGCGGACTGTATGCCTAGAAACTTTGAAAGAAGAATCGAGGTCTTATTTCCAATATTGGATGCGAAGAACAAAGATAGGATTAAAAAGATCTTAGATGTTCAGATCAGGGACAACGTAAAAGCCAGACTACTTTCGTCCGACGGGATCTATCGTAAGAGAGAAAGAGTAGAAGGCGAGAAGCCTGTGGATAGCCAGATCGAAAGAATGAACTTCACGGAATAA
- a CDS encoding FAD-binding oxidoreductase, translated as MSISQENKNKLKSLLGEDRVFFKDETQMDQATFLSFGMDRTKVYVPDYEILTFPKNTQEVSEIVKFAFENDIKIVPSGGRTGYAGGAVAKSGEIVVSLTKMDQVLDFDPFFGSITVQAGMITKNLHKETEERGFYFPVDFAATGSSHIGGNIATNAGGVRVVHYGLIRDWVLGLKVVTGTGEILEFNGEILKNNTGYDLKHLFIGSEGTLGIITECTLKLTKKPADNRILFTAVPDFPSILELFKETHNMSLPILAFEFLTKYCLDKVMDHLNVPDPFPEASPYYVLMEFEITEESDDEKLFSFLETIMEKGYVSDGSLAQNSRQAETFWKYREGISESISIDYTVHKNDISLPLRNMNPFLEDMQSLLSSKYPGFEIALFGHIGDGNLHLNIVKPKDLSDAEFFSQCKKVDPSMFELLQKHHGSISAEHGIGLLKKDFLHFSRSSAEIEVMRMIKKALDPKNLLNPGKILP; from the coding sequence ATGAGTATCAGCCAGGAAAATAAAAACAAACTCAAATCCCTATTGGGAGAAGACAGGGTTTTTTTCAAAGACGAAACCCAAATGGATCAGGCAACATTCCTCTCTTTCGGGATGGACAGAACAAAAGTATATGTGCCGGACTATGAAATCCTGACATTCCCTAAAAACACACAAGAAGTTTCAGAAATCGTAAAATTCGCATTCGAGAATGATATCAAGATAGTTCCTTCCGGAGGAAGAACAGGTTACGCGGGTGGAGCAGTGGCCAAATCCGGAGAAATAGTGGTCTCTCTTACTAAGATGGATCAAGTTTTGGATTTCGATCCATTCTTCGGTTCCATAACCGTACAAGCAGGGATGATCACTAAAAATCTACATAAAGAAACGGAAGAAAGAGGTTTTTATTTCCCTGTAGATTTTGCAGCAACAGGTTCTTCTCATATAGGAGGAAACATTGCGACTAACGCAGGTGGCGTCAGAGTAGTTCATTATGGACTGATCCGTGATTGGGTCTTAGGACTAAAAGTAGTTACAGGAACGGGAGAAATCCTGGAATTTAATGGCGAGATCCTAAAAAACAATACCGGTTACGATCTCAAACATTTATTCATAGGTTCCGAAGGAACATTGGGGATCATCACCGAATGCACCTTAAAACTTACTAAAAAACCTGCGGACAATCGGATCCTTTTCACAGCAGTTCCTGATTTTCCTTCTATATTAGAATTATTTAAAGAAACTCATAATATGTCCTTACCTATTCTGGCATTCGAGTTTTTGACCAAATATTGTTTGGATAAGGTAATGGACCATTTAAATGTTCCGGATCCATTTCCGGAAGCAAGTCCATACTATGTTTTAATGGAATTCGAGATCACCGAAGAATCCGACGATGAGAAATTATTCTCATTTTTAGAAACTATTATGGAAAAAGGTTATGTTTCCGACGGAAGCCTTGCTCAGAATTCCAGACAAGCTGAAACATTCTGGAAATACAGAGAAGGGATCAGCGAATCTATCTCCATTGATTATACAGTTCACAAAAACGATATATCTCTCCCTCTGCGGAATATGAATCCGTTCTTGGAAGATATGCAGTCTTTGCTTTCTTCTAAATATCCCGGCTTTGAGATCGCACTTTTCGGACATATCGGTGACGGAAATCTTCATTTGAATATAGTAAAACCTAAGGATCTTTCGGATGCGGAGTTTTTCTCCCAGTGCAAAAAGGTAGATCCGTCTATGTTTGAACTATTACAAAAACATCATGGATCGATTAGTGCAGAACATGGGATCGGTCTTTTGAAAAAAGACTTTCTACATTTCTCTCGTTCTTCTGCTGAGATAGAAGTGATGAGGATGATCAAAAAAGCGCTGGATCCTAAAAATCTTTTAAATCCGGGGAAAATTCTCCCCTAA